The DNA window CGAATTGAGGAGAAAAATAAACATCAAGATAAAGTGGAGAAAGCAAAGGACCTAACAACAAAAGCCAACATAGTGCAAGATCAATGTGGTAACATCAACTCTCGTTCATTCCATCGTAATCGTCCCCATCGTTGGACGGATAGAAAGCAACCAACTAGATCAAACGAAAAACATTATGAAAGGGCAGTGCGACCTCATCATCATATAGAGAAAAAGAAATGTAACTGTTTTGTTTGTGGAAAATTTGGTCACCATCCAGTTAATTGCAGGCACAAGAAGAGAGACAACAGACCTGCTCCTAGAGCAAATCTAGTTGAGACAGGTGATGTGATAGTTGCGGTTGTCTCTGAAATAAATCTTGTGGCAGAAAAAAAGTCATGGGTGGTAGACTCTGGTGCTACCAGGCATATTTGTGCTAACAGAAATGCTTTTTCCTCCTACACTAAGGTAGGGGAAGGAGAGGAACAAGTCTTTATTGCAAACTCAAGAAGAATTAATGATTGTGGAAAAGGAAATGTGAATCTGAAACTCACCTCCGGTAAAATCCTCTCATTGACTAATGTTCTTCATGTGCCTGAGATTCGCTCAAATCTTGTGTCAGTTTCTGTCTCGGGGAAGGCTGGAGTGAAGAGCACTTTTGATTTAGACATACTAAcacttatgaaaaataatattttcgtAGGCAAAGGTTATTTTGCTAATGGtctgtttttattaaatgttcttgaagttattaataataatgcatCTTCTTCTGCTTATATGATTGACTCGTTTAATTTATGGCATGCTAGATTAGGACATTTGAATTATAGTTATATTCAGAAAATGAAAGAGTTGAATAATTTGCATGATATATCAaccaataaaaatgaaaaatgtcaTGTGTGCGTAGAAGCTAAGAGTACAAAGAAACCATGTAAAGTAATTAACAATAGAGAAAATGAACTATTAAGTCTTATAAACTCAGACTTGAAGATATGAAATCTAACATGACTAGAGGCGGAAAAAGATATTATGTAACATTTATAGACGATAAGTCTAGATATACATACCTAtatcttttaagaaataaagatgAGACTGaaggaaaatttataaaatataaagctgaagtagagaataaattaaatataaccatTAAAAGACTAAGATCCAATAGAAGTGGAGAATATGACTTTAAATCCTTTAGTGAATTTTGTGAACAACATGGCATAATATACGAGGTAACTCCACCATATTCACCAAAATCTAATGGGATAGCTGATCGAAAAAATAGGACATTAAAGGAAATGATGAATGCTATGCTTATAAGTTCGGGTGCTCCTTCAAATTTGTGGGGTGAAGCTATTTTGTCAGCATGTTTTATACAAAATAGAGTTATATTCAAAAAACTAAACAGGAAAAACTCCATTTGAAATTTGGGAGGATAGATtacctaatttaaaatatctaagaGTGTGGGGATGATTAGCTAAAGTTCTCTTACCTgatattaaaaagagaaaaataggATCCGAGACATgtgattgtatatttattggttATGCTGAAAATAGTGCAACATATAGATTTTTGGTGTTAAAAGTGATTTcttaaatacaaatacaataattGAATCtaaaaatgttgaattttttGAAGATGTATTTCCTTTAAAATTGTCGATTAGTAAATCACCTTCttcaattaataatgaaaataataatgagattGAGGTTGATGTTGATACTTTAGAAAATATTGATGTAATTAAATTGAGGAGGAGTAAGAGAATAAGAAAGGAAAACAACCTAGGAGATGATTATTATATGTTTCTAGTTGACGGAGACCCATTAACTTATAATGAAGCTATTTCTTCGTCTGATGGTGCACTATGGAAAGAAGCTGTAGATAATGAGATTAATTCAATAATGATGAATCATACTTGGGAAATACTGGAATTAAACCAATAGGctgtaaatggatatttaaaaagaaattaaaattagatgGATCAATTGAGAAATATAAAGCTAGACTGGTAGCTAAAGGTTATAGACAAAAGAAAGACATAGATTACTTTGACACATATTCCCATGTTGCTAGAATAACCTCAATTAGAGTTTTGATAGCACTTGCTTcagtttttaaaatgataatacatcaaatggatgtaaaaatagtttttcttaatggtgatttagatgaagaaatctatatggaacaacctgaTGGTTTTATAGTGCCTGGAActgaaaataaagtttgtaaactaataaaatctttatatggtcttaaacaagcaCCTAAACAATGGCATGATAAATTTAACAAGACAATGATTAATGGTGGTTATAAGATTAACCAAGttgaaaaatgtatttattataagtttgatGAAAATATGTGTGGTGTTATTATAtgtctttatgtagatgacatgcTCAGTTTTGGTACTaacatagaaaaaataattgagacaaaaaattatttatgttctaattttgaaatgaaagactTGGGTGAAGCTAATATGATATTAGGAATAAAGCTTAcaaaattagaatataaattatCTCAAGAAcattttgttgaaaatttattgaaaaagttTGAGATGTATGATTCCAAAGTTGTTTGTACTCCTTATGACTCTAATTTACACTTAAAGAAAAATACTGGAAATAGTGTTTATCAATCTGATTATGCTAAAATAATTGGGAGTCTCATGTATCTGTTGAATTGTTCGAGACCAGATATTGCATATGCAGTTAATAGATTGAGTAGATACACTTAGAATCCTAATAAAGATCATTGGATTGCACTAAATagaattttaagatatttacgTGGAACTATAGATTTTGGTATATACTATTGTGATTTTCCAGCCGTACTTGAGGGTTATTGTGATGCTAACTGGATTTCTGATTCAGATGAGATCAAGTCTACAAGTGGATTCATATTTACTATAGGAAAAGGTGTTGTCTCTTGGAAATCAGCAAAGCAGACCTGTATAGCACGTTCTACAATGGAGTTAGAGTTTATTGCTCTCGATTTGGCAGGTATTGAAGCTGAGTGGCTTAGAAATCTCTTAGCAGATATCCCTTTATGGAAAAAGCCCATGCCTTCTATATCGATACACTGTGATTACAAAGCAGACATTGGTAAAGccaataatgataattataatggAAAAAGTCGACACATGCGGGTGCAGAATTGTTCAGTGAAACAACTAATTAAACATGGAGTGATATCACTAAACTTTGTAAGGTTAGAGATGAATTTGGCAGATCCTCTGACCAAACCACTAAGCTCGAGGCTAGTGAGAAATACATCGAGGGAGATGGGATTAATGTCTACAAACGAAACTGAGAATGATAGTAACCCAACCTAGTACGTGAATTATTTCACGTATTGTAGGTTCATATGGGTAAGAACAAGTCATTTGTCAGTTTGTGAGACACTATCCCCAATATTTATGAGCAACTCATCCCTATGGTGTAGGATAGTGAGTACTGTAGTGGAAGAGGATGAGTTTAAACTCTTAATGAATCTATAGCTCATGCATGAGTGGTGTGTTTAATTGTAGTACACACTTGATAGATTTCACCTATGTGAGAATAGAGGTGGGGCCGCTTCTATGAAAGTTAGACAGCCTTTCTAGAGCTCTCACGAGATGTAGGATCGACGCAAGGCCAAAATGTGTCACACCGCGACGGATAACTTTGGAAGAGAAATTAATGTGACAAATAAGTTCACTGATTCACGTCTGAAATGAGGTTCATAGAGGTTCTAATCTCACCGACATTTCTGTGAGTCTTTGCTTATTTTTCTAAGTACTAGTTCATTGTCCAAAAGACACTAGTACTGATGCATTAATTTTTGGCGCTCTcgagaaaaatgttttttaaatatttttgaaatatgtggGGATTGttggataaatattaataatagttatttctaaattattattttaatttaatcatccTGAATTATGGAATTAATTTACAACGttcaaattaaagatttacGTATATTAACAGCCAAAATCAAATCTTCAATTACCGTTACTAGTCTCTTAATTTGtgggattgattttgaattaattgtgatcaattaagatatttaattaccGTTACTAATCTCTTAATTTGTGTGATTGATTTGCAATAATTGTGatcaattattgaaaacattttgtcaatatatttttatatatctatatatactaGAGGTAGAAAAAGATTACAGATATACTTTTTCAAAAAGACAATCCACATTTTCGAGAGCATCAAAAGCTATTATCTTATGTGCCTCGTTAAGCAGATTGCGGCATTAAcgggaagagttgttgaatcCTGAGAGGGAGCGTCACTAACATCTTACCGCAACGAGTAATCTAATCGAGGAGGCGAAATCTCTCTAAGGACAGTGCCCAGCACGCCTCAACTTTATCTCGATAAGTTTTCATACATGTTCATTTAGATACAATCGTTTGTGGAACTTTATTTTTCCTATTGTATCCATACAGATCTATTACTTTTTTCCAacaataccttggagtacccctgtcatcaaaGCAACTCTGATATAATCACTTCAGTGAACTGTTAGTAAGGTTAGAAATTTTGTCTTAGGTTGGGCTACAAAAACTATCTTAAGCAAGTAGAATCGATCTCGTTAAGAGAGTaatctttggaattattggctactagGCACAATAGATAGTCATCCTAAAGAAAGTAATGGTTGAACTGGATACAATCATGAGAGATTACGTCTATGAAACATAAGGCAGAGGAGGCAAATAGGTCAAATGGGAGGAAGTTTGCACTCTCATAGAAGAAAGcagactaggaataaaaagttgtgttgagtGGAACAAAACCGTCACCATCAGGAACCTATTGGCGTTGGAGCAGAAATCGGACTCCCTGTGGGTCAAATgtgtgcatacaagatttatgaaagaagagcagagtatctggacacgaaACATCAATGAAAGATTAGAATGTTCATTGAAGAAGAtcttaaaaacaagaaaagatgtctTTCAATTGGTacaaaccacaattggaaatggaagaggggcactattttggcatgatccttggcggGATAATATCCCCATTAtgttcaaagaagaaatgcaaggaagtagagttagaagagaattcatcaagtactcatttagagacgtctatgaaaGTAGATGTGATTCGCTTTTGAGCCATAGTctagaaggtgatagaatcctaaacctaatgagacataagcaactcaatgaaagaaatgatgaaatatgctagaaaataaaaattaatgagaagttcattacaggaaaggcatgggaaatagTTAGAACAAGAGGGACAGGAAGTAGATTGATATAATGTGGTATGGtttccaaagattattcctcgtcaccaatttattatttggctggtatacaggaaaaggttgatAACAAAAGACataatttgaaaatacataaacatttcTCACAACTATGTcttatgttcgggagttgaggaaagcataaaacATGTATTTGGGGAAttctcttttgtaatacaaatctagaGGAGGTATgttgcaaacatgaacatcatcaactttccaagaacatgggaagaaatccaagagtggacgaagaataaagcaaaagaaaGATCCTCTATGTAAGTATGCCGAAATGTTATTTTGGAGTAGTAATCAATAATATCTAGAAAGAATGAaaatcaagaactcacagtggaagaagttgAACTGTTGAAAATATTTGGGgaaatataacttcagatgaaaatgcactcattcaatcttgGAGAGGAAACGAAAGGAACGAAAAGAATAGAAAGCTATGTCAGATATGAGATATTTTgtttgagaaagtcacaagtagaatCAAAGTAAATAACGTTATATGCGCTAATTAATTGTTATTGTTGATGTCTGTAATTCAGTTTTTGTTTTACTGTCAAAtatagaaattgtctagatctgatcttaaattttatatttttttcctctcttttggttttttttttttttttaataaaatagcaCTAAactgtttttccaaaaaatatatatataaataatataaaaaaattatatatatatatatatatatatatatatatatatgctaatatataaaatttatggacATTTGGAAGAATGTCCGTAACCtccataataaaaataaaccccCCAATCctttttccttttgaaaatacttggaaattttaagttataacaattagaGTTTGAGATAATTTCTTTAAGAGACCAATGATAAGGAGTCTTCCATTCGTTTGGCTCCTTCATGACTTGAAGATTGCGGACATGACTAGCTATTTTGTAATATCTAGGAAATGCCCCCATACCCATCTGAGTAGTCGTGTGGTACTCATGACGTGAAGGTTTTGAGTAGACATCTCCGCCCCATAAAATTTGATTGGCGTTTGCACCTAAATTGCTGAAAAGATCATGTGGCCAATATCCTATTGTTTCATTGTCCACTTTGAGCCACCAGTCACCTGTTTGCTTTGCCTGTCACGTTGACATAAAATAGAGTGCAAtgatatgtttgattttttggattatttaaataattcaaaagcCGAACAAGACGGCGTAAGGGTCTTAATTAGTAGGTAAGTAAGGGTTTAATCTTAAATAAGCCCCTGACTATCTTATACATCATATCAAGACCTAGCTAGACTTAAAGGATTATGACATAATTCTAGAAATTTCATTTCAAACCTTGTAGATAGAAATTTGTATCTCGGTCAGTATTCTATTGTCGACCAATTTGGAATTTATCGGTAAATATAGGGGTGCGCCGATGGCAAATGTTTGGCTTGTTTGCACGAAGCCAGGGCATATGAGATTATAACATCCTGTACCGTTATAGACAGTATTCTGCATTGCCGGATAAACTAGGTTACTAGGCAAatttcaacattgaataatgtTACATGcaataataatcttaaaataacaCCCATTATATTGGAATAGTATAGAGAGAACTCACTGTCCAATATATGAAAAACCTTGTTTTATTGTCTCCATACATGTGGGGATGGACCTAaggaattaaattaaattaattaaataagctatgtatataaataatgttttgacaTAAAATGTTCAATTGAGTTTTGTACTTACTATCCAACCGGCTTCAACAGAGTTTGATTTCGGTGTGCCAAGATCAGTTGCGAGCCAAAGTTGCACTGAACTGAAATCACCTTCCTCAGTTCGAGGTTTTGCAACACTGAATATTGCAGAACCTCCGTAGTAGTTTCCTTTTTTATTCGAGACCATTGCATGCtagcatttttatttgttatattaaattatttaataaaatataatttaaaatataaaaaaattataatacctCATGATTCCTAAATGCAACATTTTTGATGGCTGGAAGTGAATGAAACGAGGAAGTTTGACGTCTACGGGATCTTAGAATAGGGACTGTTTGAAATGGGCATTCTCCATATATATGCCAGTCCTGAACAAACTTATTCTTGGGGAAATAGTTATCCCTTTTCATctataaacattatttaattagcttaatcttataatataattaaaattaaatcttgattaaaattagaattcCGATTACGAACCAAGAATTTAGGAAATAATTTCTTGTGGTATATAATGTACCTGCTCCAAGTTAAGATCGAGTTGCGAGCTCTTAATAAATGGATTGTCAAAACTGATTTGTTTGTAGATATTAACACAATCGATAATATCTCCGTAGTCGGTCTGCATATCATCATAAAAGATTTTATTGTATAACCTTCATGTTGAAACTGAAAAGATataaatgatgatgaagatggtGATGACCTCGATGGTTTTAACAGTTCCTTTGGATTTTGACAAGTACATAAATGTTGTAGTGGCCTCTGTAAATCCATGGTGTAACAAATGGGCTATGACTATTAACCCAAATGCAGAGATCAATGCAAGAAAATTCatcatttttagaaaatattcaaGGAGGATTCATTCTTTGAGAGTCATTGGCGGTCGATTATATAAGATTTCTAGAGCTTCCTTGTGTTTTAAATCTATTAATTGTAAgaacaaaaagaagaaaatacaGACTTGATACGGTGTTTAGacattaattatacattttcttttaaaaacaaattaattgcatcataataaaatataatctaatcTAATGGAAGgacatttctttttcttttatttaaaaaaaaaatacgatttacataatattatataaattataaagggATAAAACTTCCCTTTGTTCTCAAAAATAAGATTTACCTTCTtgaatcttttttaaaaaataaattaattaagatatacAACTTATAaaggaatgaaaaaaatagCAAAATCTTTTGcgaaaataaaaactcaaacaaaCATATCAAGAAATTCaatatatcataaaatcatatatttataaaatattatcaaaaatattaaaatataattataattatattaattataaatttaatataatatatatatattatacctaaacaatgtaatttaatatatatcatttaatataatatctttatattttaacataatattatagTCATGTTTTCATTTCAGAGCACATAGAATGATAGTCTAGTTATTTTTAGCATGATAGTCTAGTTATTTTTAGCTTTATCCAAGGTTATTTTAgctatttatataaaactctactaatttattatcatatatttttttcaataataattttttttaagatattttgttgatgtttttattttattcatttatcatatactcgcaatttttttttcattttttttcgaCTAAGGGTTAAAATATTATCGAAATTATcgttatatcaaaaatattgtaccgtaaaatattaaaaatattgattttttcagcAAACCGAAAAAACTGTaatgtataataccgataccgaaattattggtaaGAAAGTAAATGTACGAGATTATCAAAATTTCAGTATATCGATATATATaccaaaacaatatttataaattaaatatatatatataatacttattagaaaataaataattactacttaaattttaaataattatactttaatttctaaatttagaaattatatCATGAATGCGTTATAGAAATTTTAGTAAGATCAAACGTTTATCAACGAATCAACcaattttagtaaatttatttttttatccaaacatattttaataatttttatgatgatttaattataaaatataatttttgaacataaaaataataattatacagTAATGTTATTCATATATACCATTCATAGAcatatattaaactaattttatttcataataatgtatgttttttttttttaaataaacccaaTAGAGTCTATTATATTGTTAAGTTAATCTAAAAtgcaaaaaatttaaaacacacGAGTTCATAActtgaaaaaaaagtaaaaaaaaaatcaaaacaaaaaactcAGTGTAACTCCTAAATAGTGCAGAGGTATATTTTGGGAACCGTgtgaaaataatacaaaagagttatttgattaaagaattcAACTAATCGGAATATACAATTACTTACAAGTTGAGATTCCAGACATTTTTGGAAGTACCAAGAGTTGAAAATCACCTATTAAAAATTGTAAGTTGAGTCCACTCTACGAAggtgataaaaattaaatcatatacAAGACGATCGGATAAGAAAGTATTTTGTTCCACACACATTTAAACCAGAAAtatgtgaaataaaattaacaaagtaTGTTATTTAGATATAAAGGGTATACACTGATAACATATCGAAATAAATGTATACCAAAATTAATGTACgataaacatataaatttttttatgccAAAACTTTAGTAAAATATAAGAtatggataaaaaaattaaggtatgcCGTGTCGACTCACCCCTAATTTCACCCTAACATTCAATGTCTATGATATTTTACCTTCTATGTTGGTTTATATCTTAATACTCAGTTATTCCGGTGTTTGATAGATCTTAATACTCACAAGTAACTTCGTagttattttttgttattatttaccACAATATTTAATGTCGGTAAGATTTTACATTGTTCGCTAATCTATTAGTAAACACAATATTAtcttgttctattttttttataattctcaacACTCACAAGTTTATTCagtttgaaaaacatattattatcatttcacaatctcgtcttcaaccttcaattgtcaaatatttttcatattgaaTTTAAAGAGGATTGTTATCgtatagaataatatatttgtaaaatattattaatatattataatattatgataacaTTATATTAGTCCTTATAAGTTTAATCTAATGTCtagataaatttttatttaaaacaaaataaattatatcattgaaaaaaatctaatacTTTTGgaagaacaatttttttattttgtttaaaaaaaatacgatttacataattttatataaattataaaggaaaaaaaataatttattttcaaaataagatTTACATTCatggacatttaaaaaaaaatattaagatttacataattttatataaattgtgaaGCAATGAAAAAAAAGGCAACATGGTATTCTATGAAAATGAAAACTCAAACAAACATGTTAAGAAtactaaaaacaatttttagaTTGTCTCAACATTTACCAAGAATTCAATtattaaagtattaaaatatttctccaatatttttgaataatctGTTGTCCCATTTCTCCAATGTTAATAATTAGAATTTCAACTCATAATATGGTTCTCGTCTTCAtctaacaatttttatttataactctaatatatatttattactaataatttcaattatatataaaatcaattctaaaatagaacaattctttattatcaattttgtttctatgttttttttcatttaaaactgACCCTAATTCTTTTTAAGAACCTTATGAACTCTAAATGTTTTAAGTTACAGTGTCACcaaccaaattattaaaatccaATTCCcaagtaattaataaatcaagATCAATAAAACACTTAGAGTCTACAAACTAACGGACTAGGTACTATTCTGTTGTCCCAAAAATCGAGGTCAGGAAACACTGAGTTCAATGTCATAGAAATTAATGATGACGACCTTTATGGTTTTAACAGTTCTTTCGGGTTTTGTCAAGTTCATAAATGTTACAGTGGTCTATGTTAATACATGGTGTAACAAATGGGCTATGGTTATTATCCTAAATGTAGAGATCAATGCAAGAAAATTCATCATTTTTAGAAATGCATTCAAGGAGAGGATTTATTCTATGAGAGTAATTGGTGGTGGGTTATATAAGACTTccttatgtttaaatatattaattgtaaaaacaaaaagaagaaaatacaCACCTGATTTGATCCCATGGTGTTTAGgcattaattatacattttcttctaaaaaaattaattgcatcataataaaataatctaatattttcgaaaaaaaaattctttttcttttgtcttaaataaaatatttacataattttatataaattataatgagataaaacttctttttgttttaaaatttaatatttacctTCATggatcttttaaaaaaaataacagtgttttacaaaaaaaaaaaaaaaaaaaaaataactcaaacaaaCATATCAAGAAATGATCTAGAACTGTGTAATTCAATATACCAGTtcaattgaataatatatttataaaatattatcaagatattaatatataataattatattaatttaattatacgtTTAGGTAGCGTTTGTTATTAAGTATTAGTTATATAGGTATTAATTGTAGGGGTTATAAATTGTAAAGAGGTATtaagaggtataaattatatatgttatttgtatttggttgaaagtataagagtgtataaattgtatagattttataattttgtgtttggttggtaatataaaaatgttgtataaaatgtaaaagacatttttgccctttatatttatataaatttaatttaattgttaaattaatatttactttctttttatttctctatttatgtatttttttttattattacttaatcTTATCTGAATCTATATGTTGTTAAATATGAGTTTAGATGAAAGCCGAGAAAAAAGGTTTCCGATGAGAGAAAGatgaatgaaaaatgagaaaGTATTAATAGACGAAGAGGTGTACGAAGTTTTAGAGAACAGAGGTTTCAAAGATAATAAAactttaagataataaaaatgtaaggGTAAATATGGAAACGTTTTTTTATCCTTCTTTGTAACTGGTTTGACTAGGTACAAGCTAGTACCTAGTTTAATGTATAAgttatataacatttaatactatttatataaaatactttaACCAAACATCACATCTAATTTcctgttaatatttttatactatatCTACATGTTAGTACTTGTCAACAAACATAGCctaaatataatatctatataaatttagattttttttttagaagatttgatgttagtttaattataaaaataaaataaaaaataattataatataatattatttcatatatttaattcttaGACATATATgaactaattttatttcactaccaaatatttttttcttttagaataGACCCAATCAAATCTAATATGTAGtcaattttatctcaaataaaaagAATAGACCCAATCAAATCTAATATGTAGtcaattttatctcaaataccAAATACAATGAAATTTGACACACAAGAGTTCACAACCCGAAGAACAGTAAGAATAACTTCAAAACAAAAACTTCTTCTAACTCCTAAACAAGGTAGAAGTATATTCGAGAGAGCTGTGAAAAGAAGACAAGTGTTAGTTGATGAAATGCAACTAATCATGATATAGAAGATTACAAGTACTATAAAGTTGAGATTTTAGCCATTTTTAGACGTAATAGAGGATTGAAAATCACCTATTATAAATGTGTAAGTTGAGTCCTCTCTATAAAAGAAGTAAGTGTGATATAGTCAAATCATATTAACGAATGAGACGATAGAGCAAGAAAGTGTTTTATTCCACACACTTTTAAACTAAAAATGTGTGAAGTAAAATTAACAGAGTTTGTTTTTTAGGTATGAAGGGTATTTATCGATAACATACCGAAaatcaaggtataccgaaattaattTACGATAAAATTATGCATTTTATAATACCGAAACTCTTAGTAAGTATAAGATATGGATAAAAAGTTAAGGTATATCGTACCAACTTACCCTTAATTTCATACTAACATTCAATTTCTATGAGATTCTACCTTCTCTGTTGGTTTATTTAGTCAATATACAGTCCTACCTTATAGTCCTTTTTTATGTGGTTTCAccacaaaattttattttgttaagattTTATATTCTTTGCTGATTTGTTAGTAAACACACTATTATCTcgtcccattttttttatttttttttgttaatctcAACACTCATGAGTTTAAAAAGGCATAA is part of the Impatiens glandulifera chromosome 1, dImpGla2.1, whole genome shotgun sequence genome and encodes:
- the LOC124923846 gene encoding uncharacterized protein LOC124923846, whose protein sequence is MMNFLALISAFGLIVIAHLLHHGFTEATTTFMYLSKSKGTVKTIETDYGDIIDCVNIYKQISFDNPFIKSSQLDLNLEQMKRDNYFPKNKFVQDWHIYGECPFQTVPILRSRRRQTSSFHSLPAIKNVAFRNHEHAMVSNKKGNYYGGSAIFSVAKPRTEEGDFSSVQLWLATDLGTPKSNSVEAGWIAKQTGDWWLKVDNETIGYWPHDLFSNLGANANQILWGGDVYSKPSRHEYHTTTQMGMGAFPRYYKIASHVRNLQVMKEPNEWKTPYHWSLKEIISNSNCYNLKFPSIFKRKKDWGVYFYYGGYGHSSKCP